A genomic window from Phycisphaerales bacterium includes:
- the tssH gene encoding type VI secretion system ATPase TssH — MGEGISRSALFGKLNSIGYKALEGATVFCKLRGNPYVELVHWLHQIMQTQDSDLHRIIKACGLDVSQLVADTQNALEKLPKGANSISDISMSLSDAVERAWVYSSLKWGESSIRSGHVIYALVNETNLKPHLQRISHQFTKITPEQLGSQFLKITDGSPEAVLAAADQRGISGAPGEASGAMAPAQLGKQEAITKYCNDLTENAKGGKMDPIVGRDEEIRQCIDILMRRRQNNPILTGEAGVGKTAVVEGFAQRIVKGDVPPQLKDVRVLELDMGLLQAGASMKGEFENRLRQVIDEVQASPRPIILFIDEAHTLMGAGGAAGTGDAAQLLKPALARGTLRTIAATTQSEYKQHFEKDPAMTRRFQVVKVDEPDEKKCLLMIRGLASVMEKHFKVQVLDEALESAVKLSKRYIQGRQLPDKAVSLIDTACARVAVSLHAVPAAIDDTRKRIDGLNTELAIIDREITTGSDHTRRRGDIVADLKAADDRLKELEGHYNKEKAVVEKILDLRGKLRRGTDQPIDDGKKAGAATPAPAAAGDKPAAQMEPKLSEDERLKCMEELKKLQGQLAEMQGENPLILPSVDAQAVSAVVSDWTGIPLGRMVKNEIEGVLKLADTLERRVIGQRHALEAIAQRIQLSRAKLDNPGRPVGVFMLVGPSGVGKTETAVALAEALYGGPQGLITINMSEYQEAHKVSLLMGSPPGYVGFGKGGVMTEAVRRRPYSVLLLDEVEKAHADVHEIFFQVFDKGMMKDSEGVDINFKDTIILLTSNVGTDLVMNMCKDPALRPEPDGLVKAIREPLLKVFPPALLGRLNIVPYYPISDEMMRSIIKLQLKRVGDRVLEGHKVPFSYDPKVEDTIVSRVTELDSGARAIDAIITRQMLPAVGKELLERLMAEKPVNRVHIGVDKSEFVYSFE, encoded by the coding sequence ATGGGCGAGGGGATTTCACGTTCGGCGCTGTTCGGCAAGCTCAACAGCATCGGCTACAAGGCCCTGGAGGGCGCGACGGTCTTCTGCAAGCTGCGGGGCAACCCGTACGTCGAGCTGGTGCACTGGCTGCACCAGATCATGCAGACGCAGGACAGCGACCTGCACCGCATCATCAAGGCGTGCGGCCTCGATGTCTCGCAGCTGGTGGCCGACACGCAGAACGCCCTGGAGAAGCTGCCCAAGGGCGCCAACTCCATCTCCGACATCTCCATGTCGCTGAGCGACGCGGTGGAGCGGGCGTGGGTGTACTCGAGCCTCAAGTGGGGCGAGAGCAGCATCCGCAGCGGGCACGTGATCTACGCGCTGGTCAACGAGACCAACCTCAAGCCGCACCTCCAGCGCATCAGCCACCAGTTCACCAAGATCACCCCCGAGCAGCTGGGCAGCCAGTTCCTCAAGATCACCGACGGCAGCCCCGAGGCCGTGCTCGCGGCCGCGGATCAGCGCGGCATCAGCGGCGCCCCCGGCGAGGCCAGCGGCGCCATGGCCCCCGCGCAGCTCGGCAAGCAGGAGGCGATCACCAAGTACTGCAATGACTTGACCGAGAACGCCAAGGGCGGCAAGATGGACCCGATCGTCGGGCGCGACGAGGAGATCCGCCAGTGCATTGACATCCTGATGCGCCGCCGCCAGAACAACCCCATCCTCACCGGTGAGGCGGGCGTGGGCAAGACCGCGGTGGTCGAGGGCTTCGCCCAGCGCATCGTGAAGGGCGACGTGCCCCCGCAGCTCAAGGACGTGCGGGTGCTGGAGCTCGATATGGGCCTGCTTCAGGCGGGCGCCAGCATGAAGGGCGAGTTCGAGAACCGCCTTCGGCAGGTCATCGACGAGGTGCAGGCCTCGCCCCGCCCCATCATCTTGTTCATCGACGAGGCCCACACCCTCATGGGCGCCGGCGGCGCCGCCGGCACCGGCGACGCGGCCCAGCTGCTCAAGCCCGCCCTCGCCCGCGGCACCCTCCGCACCATCGCCGCCACCACCCAGAGCGAGTACAAGCAGCACTTCGAGAAGGACCCGGCGATGACCCGCCGCTTCCAGGTCGTCAAGGTCGATGAGCCCGACGAGAAGAAGTGCCTGCTCATGATCCGCGGCCTCGCCAGCGTCATGGAGAAGCACTTCAAGGTGCAGGTGCTGGACGAGGCCCTCGAATCCGCCGTCAAGCTCAGCAAGCGCTACATCCAGGGCCGCCAGCTGCCCGACAAGGCCGTGAGCCTGATCGACACCGCGTGCGCCCGCGTGGCGGTCAGCCTGCACGCCGTGCCCGCCGCTATCGACGACACCCGCAAGCGGATCGATGGCCTGAACACCGAGCTGGCGATCATCGACCGCGAGATCACCACCGGCAGCGACCACACCCGCCGCCGCGGCGACATCGTGGCCGACCTCAAGGCCGCGGATGATCGACTCAAGGAGCTGGAAGGCCACTACAACAAGGAAAAGGCGGTGGTCGAGAAGATCCTCGACCTCCGCGGCAAGCTCCGGCGCGGCACCGACCAGCCCATCGATGACGGCAAGAAGGCCGGGGCCGCCACGCCCGCGCCCGCGGCGGCCGGCGACAAGCCCGCGGCCCAGATGGAGCCCAAGCTCAGCGAGGATGAGCGGCTCAAGTGCATGGAGGAGCTCAAGAAGCTCCAGGGCCAGCTCGCGGAGATGCAGGGCGAGAACCCGCTGATCCTGCCGAGCGTCGATGCCCAGGCCGTGAGTGCCGTGGTATCGGACTGGACCGGCATCCCGCTGGGCCGCATGGTCAAGAACGAGATCGAGGGCGTGCTCAAGCTCGCCGACACACTCGAGAGGCGGGTGATCGGCCAGCGGCACGCGCTCGAAGCGATCGCCCAGCGCATCCAGCTCAGCCGCGCCAAGCTCGACAACCCCGGCCGCCCCGTCGGCGTGTTCATGCTCGTCGGCCCCTCGGGCGTGGGCAAGACCGAGACGGCGGTGGCGCTGGCCGAGGCCCTCTACGGCGGCCCGCAGGGGCTGATCACGATCAACATGAGCGAGTACCAGGAGGCGCACAAGGTGAGCCTGCTGATGGGCTCGCCCCCCGGGTACGTCGGGTTCGGCAAGGGCGGCGTAATGACCGAGGCCGTGCGTCGCCGGCCCTACAGCGTGCTGCTCCTGGACGAAGTGGAGAAGGCGCACGCCGACGTGCACGAGATCTTCTTCCAGGTGTTCGACAAGGGCATGATGAAGGACAGTGAGGGTGTCGACATCAACTTCAAGGACACCATCATCCTGCTGACCAGCAACGTCGGCACTGATCTGGTGATGAACATGTGCAAGGACCCGGCGCTGCGGCCCGAGCCCGATGGGCTGGTCAAGGCCATCCGCGAGCCGCTTCTGAAGGTGTTCCCGCCCGCGCTGCTGGGGCGGCTCAACATCGTGCCTTACTACCCCATCAGCGACGAGATGATGCGGAGCATCATCAAGCTGCAGCTCAAGCGCGTGGGCGACCGCGTGCTCGAGGGCCACAAGGTGCCCTTCAGCTACGACCCCAAGGTGGAGGACACGATTGTCAGCCGCGTGACCGAGCTCGACAGCGGCGCCCGCGCCATCGACGCGATCATCACCCGCCAGATGCTGCCCGCCGTGGGCAAGGAGCTGCTGGAGCGGCTGATGGCCGAGAAGCCCGTCAACCGCGTGCACATCGGCGTTGACAAGAGCGAGTTCGTGTACAGCTTCGAGTAA
- the tssI gene encoding type VI secretion system tip protein TssI/VgrG: protein MPTWTQAARKLAIGVPSALGEDKLILQSFRLTEEISRPFCCELTLYSEDTEIDYNKIVGENVTIRLEQGNGKTRYINGYVSRFVQGGDEGTDSAHTYSATVVPWLWLLTRSSDCCIYQDKTVPEIVKEVFADFGCSELVEMNLTATYPKREYTVQYRETSFNFVSRLLEHEDIYYYFKHENGKHKLVLADSPSKHVVVEGYEKVPYHDGSSMESQGVTEWLLETRLMPGEMELLDFDFKVPAKDLKGTKILKGEHALADNPLFDFPGGYEEKDAGDTLAATRIEELMMHHSVARARGDARGLTVGCKFKLIGAPRTDHDGEYVITSMTCEATEDSFGRGNSNQMLFKNRFTCVKSTTQIRPRRVTPKPLITGPQTAIVTTSSDTEEILVDKFGRVKVHFHWDRYSPLNDTSSCWIRVAQLWAGKNWGAMFIPRKDQEVIVEFLDGDPDRPIITGRVYNGTNMPPYALPADKTKSTIKTNSSTGGEGFNELRFEDKKDSEQIFIHAQKNLDIRVRNNTAETTFGNREIRVGAEKDGNRSGNLNTFVQFDTNTLIKEGRYEKIEKTVNVTVVEDVVEDYQKNHTRTVAEKISINSRDILIETSEKMDLKSAATKVSGTDSLDLKGSATKIEGTQSIDVKTSALKMAGDSTLDAKGGTVNIEGAQTVNIKGGMNVNIEGSMGVSLKCGGNAIVLDPSGVAIQGTMVKINMGAAGQTAQSASAANAAEGAAAFEAAEIEEPLEASSAVNDRAGGKGGGRVAPRTRTKRTPGTQHAPPFLPPPPPPRRDEPPPPVPAQPPPPTSDKPCGIKCLDVQCGHKRKPGPSGVLQVVAEATVSSKITKEFGGIKVILERKTEGTDTGKGTVTVVDEAAAKRKQIALRAYDGSPPESAWQTGGTQDLEFKPPENDDYFPINPRPKTYYIHGRGCDELAHVTTVESYPSQQVSLTLEAEFFKKWAEAVNKGWKEWGASIMKLGPVKLEPKVTPPTGSLSASWGWKEDSDWQAFFEIAVTAGLDPIIGVGIELKLSIGTLILNGFGVPPPVADLAAEHLADIILAIGAEAKAALKGGPRARFYADGHERLVGELTLSGTGKFYAKITARIGSDYVASAALTAAGETTIEAEAKGEIERSGVYVTPKVTLKPLTVSVKVELKAFYIFSKERELKKWTPWEDVELYQGQKTKLLPGDDK, encoded by the coding sequence ATGCCCACGTGGACGCAGGCCGCACGCAAGCTCGCCATCGGAGTCCCCAGTGCGCTGGGGGAGGACAAGCTGATCCTCCAGAGCTTCAGGCTCACGGAGGAAATCAGCCGGCCCTTCTGCTGTGAGCTGACGCTCTACAGCGAGGACACCGAGATCGACTACAACAAGATCGTCGGCGAGAACGTGACGATCCGGCTTGAGCAGGGCAACGGCAAGACGCGGTACATCAACGGCTACGTGTCGCGCTTCGTGCAGGGCGGGGACGAGGGGACCGACTCGGCCCACACCTACTCGGCCACCGTCGTCCCCTGGCTGTGGCTGCTGACCCGCTCCAGCGACTGCTGCATCTACCAGGACAAGACCGTCCCGGAGATCGTGAAGGAGGTCTTCGCCGACTTCGGGTGCAGTGAGCTGGTGGAGATGAACCTCACCGCGACGTACCCCAAGCGCGAGTACACCGTCCAGTACCGTGAGACTTCGTTCAACTTCGTGTCCCGCCTGCTCGAGCACGAGGACATCTACTACTACTTCAAGCACGAGAACGGCAAGCACAAGCTGGTGCTGGCCGACTCGCCCTCCAAGCACGTCGTCGTCGAGGGCTACGAGAAGGTGCCCTACCACGACGGCTCGAGCATGGAGTCGCAGGGCGTCACCGAGTGGCTGCTCGAGACGCGGCTCATGCCCGGCGAGATGGAGCTGCTGGACTTTGACTTCAAGGTGCCCGCCAAGGACCTCAAGGGGACCAAGATCCTCAAGGGCGAGCACGCCCTCGCCGACAACCCGCTGTTTGACTTCCCCGGCGGCTACGAGGAGAAGGACGCGGGCGACACCCTGGCCGCGACGCGCATCGAAGAGCTGATGATGCACCACTCCGTCGCCCGCGCCCGCGGCGACGCCCGGGGCCTCACCGTCGGTTGCAAGTTCAAGCTCATCGGCGCCCCCCGCACCGACCACGACGGCGAGTACGTGATCACCTCGATGACCTGCGAGGCGACCGAGGACTCCTTCGGACGCGGCAACAGCAACCAGATGCTGTTCAAGAACCGCTTCACGTGCGTCAAGTCCACCACGCAGATCCGCCCGCGGCGCGTGACGCCCAAGCCGCTCATCACCGGCCCCCAGACCGCGATCGTCACCACCTCCTCCGATACCGAGGAGATCCTGGTGGACAAGTTCGGGCGCGTGAAGGTCCACTTCCACTGGGACCGCTACAGCCCACTCAACGACACGTCGTCCTGCTGGATCCGCGTGGCGCAGCTGTGGGCGGGCAAGAACTGGGGGGCGATGTTCATCCCCCGCAAGGACCAGGAGGTCATCGTCGAGTTCCTCGACGGCGACCCCGACCGGCCCATCATCACCGGGCGCGTCTACAACGGCACCAACATGCCGCCCTACGCCCTGCCGGCGGACAAGACCAAGAGCACGATCAAGACCAACTCCAGCACCGGCGGCGAGGGCTTCAACGAGCTGCGCTTCGAGGACAAGAAGGACTCCGAGCAGATCTTCATCCACGCGCAGAAGAACCTCGACATCCGCGTGCGCAACAACACCGCCGAGACCACCTTCGGCAACCGCGAGATCCGCGTCGGCGCCGAGAAGGACGGCAACCGCAGCGGCAACCTCAACACCTTCGTGCAGTTCGACACCAACACGCTCATCAAAGAAGGCCGCTACGAGAAGATCGAGAAAACGGTGAACGTCACGGTGGTGGAGGATGTGGTCGAGGACTACCAGAAGAACCACACCCGCACCGTCGCCGAGAAGATCTCGATCAACTCCAGGGACATCCTGATCGAGACCAGCGAGAAGATGGACCTCAAGTCGGCCGCGACCAAGGTCTCCGGCACCGACTCGCTCGACCTCAAGGGTTCCGCCACCAAGATCGAGGGCACGCAGTCGATCGACGTCAAGACCTCCGCCCTCAAGATGGCGGGCGACAGCACGCTCGACGCCAAGGGCGGCACCGTCAACATCGAGGGCGCTCAGACCGTCAACATCAAGGGCGGGATGAACGTCAACATCGAGGGGAGCATGGGCGTCTCCCTCAAGTGCGGCGGCAACGCCATCGTGCTCGATCCTTCCGGCGTCGCCATCCAGGGCACGATGGTCAAGATCAACATGGGCGCCGCCGGGCAGACCGCCCAGTCCGCCTCCGCGGCCAACGCCGCCGAGGGCGCGGCCGCGTTCGAAGCCGCCGAAATCGAAGAGCCGCTTGAGGCCAGTTCCGCAGTGAACGACCGCGCCGGTGGGAAAGGCGGCGGCAGGGTTGCGCCCCGCACCCGCACCAAGCGCACGCCCGGGACCCAGCACGCGCCACCGTTCCTGCCGCCCCCGCCACCGCCCCGGCGCGACGAGCCGCCGCCGCCCGTCCCCGCGCAGCCGCCGCCGCCCACCAGCGACAAGCCTTGCGGCATCAAGTGCCTCGACGTGCAGTGCGGCCACAAGCGCAAGCCCGGCCCCAGCGGCGTGCTCCAGGTCGTCGCCGAAGCCACGGTGAGCTCCAAGATCACCAAGGAGTTCGGCGGCATCAAGGTGATCCTCGAGCGCAAGACCGAGGGCACCGACACCGGCAAGGGCACCGTCACGGTCGTCGACGAAGCGGCCGCGAAGCGCAAGCAGATCGCCCTGCGCGCCTACGACGGCTCGCCGCCCGAATCGGCCTGGCAGACCGGTGGCACGCAGGACCTCGAGTTCAAGCCCCCGGAGAACGACGACTACTTCCCGATCAACCCCAGGCCCAAGACCTACTACATCCACGGGCGCGGCTGCGATGAGCTCGCGCACGTGACCACCGTCGAGAGCTACCCCAGCCAGCAGGTCTCGCTCACCCTCGAAGCGGAGTTCTTCAAGAAGTGGGCCGAGGCCGTCAACAAGGGCTGGAAGGAGTGGGGCGCTTCGATCATGAAGCTCGGGCCGGTGAAGCTCGAGCCCAAGGTCACGCCGCCCACCGGCTCCCTCTCCGCGAGCTGGGGCTGGAAGGAAGACTCCGACTGGCAGGCGTTCTTTGAGATCGCCGTCACCGCCGGTCTCGACCCGATCATCGGCGTCGGCATCGAGCTCAAGCTCAGCATCGGCACACTGATCCTCAACGGGTTCGGCGTGCCCCCGCCCGTCGCGGACCTCGCGGCCGAGCACCTGGCCGACATCATCCTCGCGATCGGGGCCGAGGCCAAGGCCGCGCTCAAGGGCGGCCCCCGCGCCCGCTTCTACGCCGACGGGCACGAGCGGCTGGTCGGCGAGCTCACCCTCAGCGGCACGGGCAAGTTCTACGCCAAGATCACCGCCCGCATCGGCTCCGACTACGTGGCCTCGGCTGCCCTGACCGCTGCCGGCGAGACCACCATCGAGGCCGAGGCGAAGGGCGAGATCGAACGCTCGGGCGTCTACGTCACGCCCAAGGTGACGCTCAAACCGCTCACCGTCAGCGTCAAGGTCGAGCTCAAGGCCTTCTACATCTTCAGCAAGGAACGCGAGCTGAAGAAGTGGACACCGTGGGAAGACGTCGAGCTCTACCAGGGCCAGAAGACCAAGCTGCTCCCCGGCGACGACAAGTAA